The window CCTATACACCGTCCCCCACGCTAAGCTGCCCGCTGAGCTTGAGCTATGGCTTAAGCCGCCCCCCTCCGCCCCTAGCGGAGCTAGCCCTACGTCCTCAGGCCTGTTTCTCACTAGGGCTAGGTCTATGGCGAATATGGCTAGCAGGGCGGACCCCATGTAGAACCACGCGTACCTCCACCCTAGTTCTTGGTGGATGGATAGCACCGCTGGGACTAGGAAGCCGGCTATGGCGAAGCCCGCCCCTATGCCGGCTGAGACTAGGCCCGTCGCCCTCCCCCTCATTCTGAAGGCGAACCATACGGAGGGCAGCGCCATGGCTGGTAGGTAGGCTCCGCCGTTCCCCACCCCCGTCACGAACCTCCATAGCGCCACCTCCCCGAAGCTCTTAGAGAGGCCCGTGAGGATCATGGCTACGCCCATGACCAGCGCCGATAGCGAGATCACCCTCCTCGACCCGTACCTACTAGCTAGGGCCCCCCCGATGGTAGCTAGGGCTAGGTAGCCGATGAAGTTGAAGGTGGCTATGAGGCCCATCTGCGACTCGTCTAGCCTCAGCTCCTGCATCATGTCGGTGAGGACGAGTGAGTAGGCGAACCTGCCGAACCCGTGGGCCCCGAGGACTGTTAAGAAGCCGAGCAGGACTATTACCCAGGCGTAGTGGACCTTCATAGCTAAGCGGCCCTCATCGTTAATGCGCCCCCCAGCTACTTTAGGCTTTCTAAGCGCTGACTAGCCCGCCCTCGCCCACGGGCCCCCGCCATCGGCCGCCCGCCCCCCAGCCTGCGTAGCTAGCGTAGTCTTAAGCGCCGAGAGCCGGCCCTAGCGCTAAAGGCCTCGGCGGTGGAGCGCGCGTTAGTGGATAAGCGTAAGCGACGCCGGGCGGCTCGAAGAAGAGCTAAATACGGCGCCTCGACGCCTTCAGGGTGGTGGGAGTCTTGGTTAGCTTTGGGATAGAGCTAGTCCCAGACAGGCCCCTGGACCGAATAGTGGAGCTCGCGGTGGCCGCTGAGGCTAAGGGGCTGGACTACGTATGGGTCACCGACCACTACAATAACAGGAACGTCTACGTAGCCCTGACGCTGATCGCTACTTCTACTAAGCGAATTAAGATAGGCACGGGCGTGACTAATCCATACCTGGTACACCCTGCTTGGACGGCCTCCGCCATAGCTACGCTGGACGAGATTAGCGGTGGGAGGGCTGTGCTCGGCATAGGGGCTGGCGACAGGGCTACCTTCGAGTCCCTCGGGGTGAAGTGGGAGAAGCCCTTGACGTGCATTAAGGAGTCCGTGGAGGTTATGCAGAAGCTCCTAGCTGGAGAGAAGGCTAAGCTTGAAGGAGAGGTCTTCAAGGTGTCTAAGGCCAAGCTGAACTACAAGCCCCCTAGGGCCCCACCAATATACATAGGGGCCCAGGGCCCGAAGATGCTCGAGCTCGCGGGCGCGATCGG is drawn from Candidatus Nezhaarchaeota archaeon and contains these coding sequences:
- a CDS encoding MFS transporter, with the translated sequence MKVHYAWVIVLLGFLTVLGAHGFGRFAYSLVLTDMMQELRLDESQMGLIATFNFIGYLALATIGGALASRYGSRRVISLSALVMGVAMILTGLSKSFGEVALWRFVTGVGNGGAYLPAMALPSVWFAFRMRGRATGLVSAGIGAGFAIAGFLVPAVLSIHQELGWRYAWFYMGSALLAIFAIDLALVRNRPEDVGLAPLGAEGGGLSHSSSSAGSLAWGTVYR
- the mer gene encoding 5,10-methylenetetrahydromethanopterin reductase — its product is MVSFGIELVPDRPLDRIVELAVAAEAKGLDYVWVTDHYNNRNVYVALTLIATSTKRIKIGTGVTNPYLVHPAWTASAIATLDEISGGRAVLGIGAGDRATFESLGVKWEKPLTCIKESVEVMQKLLAGEKAKLEGEVFKVSKAKLNYKPPRAPPIYIGAQGPKMLELAGAIGDGVLINASNPKDFQEAVRFIKAGAEKAGRDFSKIDVAAYTCFSVGDEPAGAREAAKPIVAFIVAGSPSQVLAKHGISEEAAGRVREAISRGDLKGAVGMVDNAMLEAFSIAGTVDEASSKIEELTKAGVTQVVMGSPLGPKKKEAIELMAKIVGKFR